Genomic DNA from Bryobacter aggregatus MPL3:
CATACGCCGCATCCTGTCCCAGATTGAAGGCCAGGTGCTTGGGCTTTTCGGTTGCAATCACTTCCCGCGCAGCATTCCAGACTTCTGCTTCGACGCAGCCGCCGCCAATCGTACCGATAAAACTGCCATCTTCGCGGACCAGGATCTTCGCGCTCTCATAGCTCGGGATCGATCCGTTGACTTCAACGATCGTAGCGAGCGCACACTTTTGGCCTGCTTTGCGCAAGCGAACGATTTCGGCGAACAAATCCATGCCATTCTGATTTTAGCCCCTCCCATTAGAATCCAGTGAAACAACAAGCTTTGATCTTTGACATGGACGGCGTAATCGTTGACTCCATGCCCTTCCACACCCGTGCCTGGGACCTTTATCTGCGGAAACTTGGTCTCGATGCGACTCTGATGAATCAAAAGATGCACGGCAAGCATAATGATGAACTTTTAAGGGAGTTCCTGCCACCGGACACGACTCTGGCAGAAATCCAGCGGATGGGCGCCGAAAAAGAGGCGCTCTACCGGGAACTGATTGCTCCCCAGCTTGAGACTTCCCTTCTCCCCGGAATTCGCACCTTTCTTGATCGTTACCAGGCACTTCCGAAGGCGGTCGCCTCGAATGCAGAGGGCCCGAACGTCCAGTTTGTATTGCGCGAAGCAAAGCTGGCCCACCACTTTCGCTATGCGACCGATGGCGGGCAGGTAAAGCACGGGAAACCGCATCCAGAGATCTATCTCAAAACCGCCAGTCTATTGCAAATTGACCCTATCGACTGTATAGTCTTTGAAGATTCTCAGACAGGAATCGATGCGGCATTAGCCGCGGGCATGACCGTCATCGCCATTAATTCACACCGGGCGACTCTACATGGTCAGACCTTTGAAGCCGATCATTTTCTTGAACCCCAGCTTGTTGCATGGTTAGAACAGCAACTTACCTGACGATACTCGTATTGACTCTCACCACCCTTGCGGCACAAACGGGTGGTGATGATATTCATATCTACCGTCCGGTCCGTCTGGCGGAGGCCGCAGAACGCAGTGGACCTGACTTCGTTCCCCGGCTTCTCGGTGAAGAAGTGCTGGTGACCGGGGTGATTGCCGCACCTGTCTTAGAAGCGCAGGACGCAGGTTATCTTGCCATAATCGATCCGGTTAGCGGCGATCGCGGCCTGATGCTGATCTTCTCTGGTGAGAACAAGGCCATGCAGCCCCGGCCGGAGAGTCTGAAGGTTGGTACTCTCATCGAAGCTCGTGGCATCGTGAGTCTCCACGCGGGACAGGCTGTTGTGAAGCCGATCTCAATCCAGAAGCTTGGCCACAAAGGTGCTCCAGAGCCAATCCACGTCACACCGCGCGAGGCAGCTAACTTTGCTCACGAAGGTTTACTCGTCAAGGTGCAAGGGGAAATCTCAGAGTATCGCGAAGCTTCTAATGGCGACTTACTTGAGTTTGTCGGTACGGGACAATCCTTTCGCGTCTTTCTCCCCATTTTGAAGCGATCTTCCGAACGGCCCTTAGCGCGTTACCAGCGGGGCGATAAGGTGCAAGTGCAAGGACTGGTGAGCCAGTATTGCATGACCAAACCGTATAATCGTTTTTTTCAGTTACTGATTGCGAGTCCGAAAGATATCGAATTGCTGGAATCGCGGCCTGTCATCCCGCCGCAACTGGTTCCTGCCGCGGTGCTCGTGATCCTCTTATGCATCCTGTTGGCCTGGTATCTGCAACAACGTTCCAGCCGTCAGAATCGTGTGATCCAGCGCATTCTCGAGACGAGTGAGGAGCTTTACGGAGCGAATTCCCCTCGGGAACTGGCCGAGATCCTGCGCCGCCGCCTGCTTGAACTGGTATCCGGCGAGACGGTGAGTGTGTATCATTACAATTCTTCTCGTAAGGTGCTGGAGCGGCTTCCAGATTCTGTCAGTTCTCTGCCCCACAGCTTTCACATTGATGAGTGTGCCACTGCTACTGAGAGCGGAATCGCCTTGGCGGTCCGGAATAAGACGATGTTGCAGTTTACGGACACGCGCGCGGTCGATCTCTTGCGAAAGGCGAATGAACCCTCTCAGTCCTTGCTGGTGATTCCGATGCGCAGCCGGGAAGAGTCCCGGGGAGCGATCGTGATTACCGGAAAGCCCAGAGTGCATCTATTGAAAGCCTCGCTGCACCCGGCGGCACAACACTTGGCGAACGATGCCTGCCAATATCTCGAAGGTTTGGATCAGACTGCGTTGAGAGAGCAGATTCATCGGAGTGAGAAATTGGCGGTTGCCGGCCAGTTGATCCATGGCGTGATTACGGAGCTGAACGTTCCATTGGGCAACATTCGAGCACTCACCGAACGTCTGCCAGAGCGGGACGCGCTTGCGATTCATGAGCAAGTGCAGAAGGCGAGTGAAATGGTGCGCCGGATTGTCTCGGTGGCAAAGGCGGAACAGATCGATGCCCGCCCCGTCGAGTTGCGCTTTCTGTTTGAACGGCTGGTTGAAGAGATGGACGAGACCGCGGGTGAGCTCGAGACCGAGGTGAACCTCTCGCCCGATTCACTCTACATCCTGGGCTCCCAGGATCAACTCAGCAAGGTCTTCGAGAATCTGCTGCAGCATGCACGGAGCGCGGCACTCTTTTCTCTCGAGAAGTTGCTGATTGTGAATGTGAATCGCATCGGACGGAGCGCGATGATCGAGCTTGAATTCTCTGGTCCCTTTGGTGAGGCGCAGGGTCCAGACTTCAATGAGGCGGCGCTCGGGCTTGCCATCAGCCGAGGGCTTTTGCAGTCCCATGGCGGAGAGATTCGCTTTCGGATCCTGCGGGCGGGCCGCTATCGTTACGAGGTCGAGTTACCGCTCTTGAACTCCAGTCCCAACGAAGAATTCAACGAGGGCATGCGGCCAACTGCACAGAGGAATCAAGTGACGGCGCTTCTTGTGGAACCTGAGATGCAGTCCCAGCGACGCTTGTTGTCGATCTTCGGAGAACTGAATCATCGTTTGATCCCGGTTGGAAATATCGAAGAAGCGGCAGATCTGGCGGAGAAGCTGCGCTTTGACATCGTCTTCTCGAGTGCGAGACCAGAAGGTGGCACCTGGGCGGAACTCTTCCACAAGGTGCACCATCGCACTCCACATTTTGTCCTGATGAGCGAAAGTGCAGATCTCCAGACCGAAGACCTGCTGGATGGCTCTTCTTCTTCCATGCTCCGGAAGCCAGTTGAAGAAAACGACATTCTGAATCTGCTGGAGCGCCTGCAGCAAAACAGCATGGGCCGCTCGGTCAGCTAGATGGACGTTGCGGCAGCGCTGGTTCCAGAGGTCTCGCTGCTCTGGGGCCGGGCCAGCACCGTCTGGTAGACCCAGCGCACCAGGTAGAAGGCACACCCGATTGCCACAGCCACCACTGCATTGATCAGCAAGGTGGCGAGCGCCGTGGACAGGAAGGCTCCAGAATCGACAACACGCATCTTCAAGAGCCGTCCCCAGGTGCCCCACTCGAGCAGGCAGATTCCGACATAGGCCGTGACACCCGCGAGCGCGGGCAATGGAATATGAGACACCATCTCAGAGCCCATGCCCAAAAAGAGTAATAACAGTGCCGCATGGACCAGATTCGACACCCGGCTGGAACCGCCACAACGCACATTCGCGAGCGAACGGGCAGGAATGCCGACGCTCATCGGAGCGGCGAAGATGCCGCACACCACATTCGCGATCCCATAAGCTCCCAGTTCGCCATCGGCATCTTCTGCGTGCATCGGATTATGCCGGCCACGGAAGTGCTCGACAACGCGCGAAGTGATCAGCAGATTGATGCTCGAGACGATCGCAAGTCCGAAGCCCTCGTTGATCAAATCGAGAACTTCGATCGGGTGCCAGGTGAAGCCCATGAACTCCGGCACATTCAGATTCAGCCGCCCCACTTCTTTCTCGTGCATTCCGAAGAGGACCGAGATCCCAATCGCGAGGACAACTCCCAGCAAGGGAGCGGGTAGTTTCTTGCTGAGATTCGAGAAGAAAAAAGCGCTACCAATGACCACAATGCCGAGCGTCAACGGAGCCCATTGCGCTGTGCCGAGAGAAACCAGTACGGCCTTGAGTTGGCCGGGCACGCTGTGTGGCCAAGCGACGCCAGGTGGCATCTGGACTCCGAGAATGGTGCGGAGCTGATTCACCACCATCATCGCGCCGATGCCACAGGAGAAGCCGGAGACAACCGTGTGCGGAATCTTCGCGATATGCCGCCCCAGCCGCAGGACGCTAAAGACCATCATGAAGACAGCAGCCACGAGCGTCACCTTGGCGCAGCCTGCCAAGCCTTGCTGATGCACGGCTGAGGCGAGGAAAGGAAGAGTGACTGTGGAGGTGCCGCCGATGAGAACCGGATTCCGGCCCAGGAATGCCGTAATCGGAGCAGAGATGAGAGAGGTGAAGAGTCCGTAAATGGGAGGGATGCCCATCAGGCTAGCCATTGCTAGGCCGTAGGGCAGAGCGATCAACGCTGCAATGGCGCCACCGAATACGTCGCCGCCAAAGAATTTCCAGGAATAATCGATCTTAGGGAGTTTCAAGTTCGTCCTAGAGAGAAAAAAACTGGGAATGTTGAAGGAGGCAGCAGCGGACGTGGAAACTGCCTCCCGGAAATTGCGAACTACAGGCTAGGCATTGGCACTCGCCATGACCTTCTCGTGAGCCACCTTCCACTTCGCCATCTCTTCTGGCAAACCGATCGAGACGCGAACATAGGTCGGCATGGAGGGCCAGGCCCGGCCAACCAGCACCTTCTCCTTCACCATGTTCTCGATGTAAGTGCGGGCCGGCATCTTCACATCCACCATGAACTTATTCGAAACCGAGGGGATGAAGGCATAGCCCTTCTTGGTGCACCAGCTCAGCGTATCTTCGCGTGTGCCGGCGATGATTGCCCGGCGCTTCGGCACCAGATCCTTCACTCGCAACGAAGCCGTTGCCCCCACCATTCCGGTAACCGGAAGTGCACCGGCCGAGTACGGCATGATCTTCTTCAATAAGTCCGGACGGCCGATGGCGGCGCCGGCACGCAGTCCGGCCATGCCAAAGAGCTTTGAGAAGGTGCGCAGGATCACAACGTCCTTATCCTGCTGCACAAAGTCACTCCCGAAATCGGAGTTTGTGAGATGAATGTAGGCCTCGTCGAGGATGACGACACTGCCTGCCGGTTTGTTGGCGATCAGCCAGGCGATGTCGGACTTCGGCGTGAGGGTGCCCGTTGGATTGTTCGGGTTGCAGATGTAGAAGGCTCCGGCGTTCGGGTCGGCAGCAAGCATAGCCTTCACGTCGTGCTTATAGCCGTTTGCTGCGTCCAGTTTCACCTTGGTGACTTTGGCGCCGACAAACTGTGCCGCACGACCGGCAGCTTCGTAATCCGGATCGGCCGTCACCAATCCGCGATCTTTGGAAGTGAAGGCAATGACCGAGTAGTGCAATGGAGCGGAGGATCCGGCGAAGGGCTGCACATAGTCGGGCTTGACGCCATCGAGGTCCGCCTGAGTCTTGGCAAACTCAAATGTCTTCTCGTACATGTAACGTCCGCCGCCCTTGATCACGGCATACATTGCCTCTGCTGCTTCCGGACAGGGGCCGAGCGGATTCTCATTGGCATTAATGCGAACGGCATCCTTGGGGGCATCCATCCGCATAGAAAGTTGCGCCATCGCGGCTTCGTTGTAGAACGGCAGGGCCGCACCGCCCGCGATGAGCGAAGCAATGCGACCGAAGTTGCGCCGGCTATAACCGCGCTGAATAAGATCCTGTTCAACCTCTGTGCTGAAGAACGACATGTCCTGATCAATCCTTTCTCTCACTCCCTCTCCAACCCGGGTCTATCGCCCGCTGCGGAGAGCCGAATACTTAGGTCCATTATATGTGCCGTGTGCCGCCGGATGATCCACTTTTGTGGTACCCGGACGGCCCCACGTCCCAAAGAAATAGCATCCCGTTACGAAGGCGGTATCTTTGGTTACAACTCCAACCAAAATCTTAGAAGAACAAACGTAACCCCAGTTGGAACATCCGCGGGAAGTTTGCCTGCTGTGTAATCTTGCCAAACGAACCATTCCCAACCGCGGAGTTGGGAGCACGGAACAATGGCGTGTTGGTCGCGTTCAATGCCTCGGCACGGAACTGAGCCTTGAAGCCTTCCGTGATCGCGAAGTTCTTGAAGATGGACATGTCCCAGTTCACTTGACCCGGTCCGCGCAAGCCCACCGTGCGGGTGACGTTCCCAAACTCCAGGGCCGCTGGAGCGGTGAAGGCTGCAGGGTTATACCAACCGTCAATCCGCTGCGCAAAGCTGCCGGAAGCGCCTGGATTGACGCCTGTGGCATTCGGACGCTGGCGGGCATTCCCATAGGGACTGTTCAGATTGTTGTTCATATAGAACTGTGTTGGAAATCCCGAGGAGAAGGTGCTGACGGCATTCATACTCCAACCGCCCAGTAGAAGATTGGTGGCATAGTTGGCGCTCGAGAGATAGCTGCGGCCCTTGCCGATCGGAAGTTCGTAGGTCACCGAATTGGTCAATCGCTGCGGAGCGTTGGCATAAGATAATCCCCATTCCGCATCGAGATTATAGACATTTTGCGGGCCAGCGTTTCCGGCATTTTGATTGTTGCCAGCGCCGCCCCCTGCATTGTCCATATTCTTCGAGTAAGTATAAGCAGTGAGGAAGTTTAACCCGTAGCTATATCGTTTCTGTAACTTTACAGTGAAGGCGTCGTATTGAGCCTGGACATAGCTGTTGTTCAGATAGTTGACGGCGGTGAACTGCGGATAGGGGCGAAGGAGTTGTTGGCGCTCTACGGTGGCTCCCGCGACGCCATTTGCTCCTCCCTTCAGGTAGTACGGATTGGCCACTGCAGTCCGGAGTGCCGTCGCGCCAAGACCATAATTGGACGGATGCAACTGGTTCATGTTGAGTGTCGCGGCGTTGAAGGTGAGGTCCGAGGAGCGGCTGCCGGAATAACCAGCCGTCAGGACAGCTCCAAACCCGATCTCGCGTTGTACGTCAAAGGAGAACTGTTGCACCATGCCGCTGGTGGCATTGGGCGCATAAACATTGACGCTCTTGCCGATGCCTGTCAGCCCGCCGAGCGAATTCCCTACTGGCTTGTCGAGACCATTCGGAAAAGGATTGCTCAGTACAACCTGAGGAATGCCCGCGACATTCGCATTGGGTTGCGTCTGTGCGGTGATGCCTTCACTGTTGAACGGAGAACCCAACCCAAAAGCGGGCGCCCAGAAGATGCCGTATCCGGCTCGAATGGTCGTCTTCGGGTTCCACTGGTAGGCGATCCCGATGCGAGGGGAGAACTTGTTCTGTTTGTAGTTGCTGGTCTCGGTCGGAGCGCCATTCACACCAGAGAAGAGGAAGACGCCGGGCGAGGTGTAGCCGCTTGTGGTCTGGATCGGATTGGTCGCCTTGGGATCGAAACTGGTGATGAGGTTATTGTTCGTTTCCTTTAAGCCGCTTTCCCGTTCCCAGCGCAAACCGAGATTGACGGTCAGTGTCTTGCTGATGCGATAGTCGTCCTGGAGAAACAGGCCGTAGTAATCGACATACTGATACAGCTTTGTCGGAATAAAACCGACCGCGGAATTCGGTGTTCCGAGCAGCAGATCCGCCATGTCGACGCCGCCGACATTGCCGCTGGTGTTCGACTTGCTGAAGGTATTGTCGAAGGTGAAGGCGCCGGCGCTGTTGCCAAAGTCGAGACCATCGGCATGGAGACGGCGATAGTCAAAGCCGCCTTTGATCGTATGCTTTCCGATGAACTTGGAGAGTTGCGCGCCAAGATTCTTTGAGTGATGGACGTAGTTGAAGTTATTGTTGGTGCCGAGAGAGTAAGCACTGTTCATCGAGATATTGGGGAATGTCGGAGACGGCACATCCTTCACAAAAGAGTTCGCGAATCCGATGGCCGCCAGGTTAAAGCCTTGGCTGACTTGGGTGCCCAGGTTGGGGAAGCGATTGAATCCGTAGCGCACGCTAATGACCGTTGTCGCGTTTGGCGTGATCGTGTTATTCCATGCCGTCGCATTGACAATGCGGCCCAGAAACCACTGGCTTGGAGAGCTGATGTTCTTGAAGTTGTTTTCGCCGGGTTCCGACGAGTTGTACTTCATATAGCTCAAGCTGGCACGCCACCAGGAGAAAACCGTGTGGTCGAGCTTGATGAACTTCTGATCGGCCTTG
This window encodes:
- a CDS encoding HAD family hydrolase, encoding MKQQALIFDMDGVIVDSMPFHTRAWDLYLRKLGLDATLMNQKMHGKHNDELLREFLPPDTTLAEIQRMGAEKEALYRELIAPQLETSLLPGIRTFLDRYQALPKAVASNAEGPNVQFVLREAKLAHHFRYATDGGQVKHGKPHPEIYLKTASLLQIDPIDCIVFEDSQTGIDAALAAGMTVIAINSHRATLHGQTFEADHFLEPQLVAWLEQQLT
- a CDS encoding HAMP domain-containing sensor histidine kinase yields the protein MTLTTLAAQTGGDDIHIYRPVRLAEAAERSGPDFVPRLLGEEVLVTGVIAAPVLEAQDAGYLAIIDPVSGDRGLMLIFSGENKAMQPRPESLKVGTLIEARGIVSLHAGQAVVKPISIQKLGHKGAPEPIHVTPREAANFAHEGLLVKVQGEISEYREASNGDLLEFVGTGQSFRVFLPILKRSSERPLARYQRGDKVQVQGLVSQYCMTKPYNRFFQLLIASPKDIELLESRPVIPPQLVPAAVLVILLCILLAWYLQQRSSRQNRVIQRILETSEELYGANSPRELAEILRRRLLELVSGETVSVYHYNSSRKVLERLPDSVSSLPHSFHIDECATATESGIALAVRNKTMLQFTDTRAVDLLRKANEPSQSLLVIPMRSREESRGAIVITGKPRVHLLKASLHPAAQHLANDACQYLEGLDQTALREQIHRSEKLAVAGQLIHGVITELNVPLGNIRALTERLPERDALAIHEQVQKASEMVRRIVSVAKAEQIDARPVELRFLFERLVEEMDETAGELETEVNLSPDSLYILGSQDQLSKVFENLLQHARSAALFSLEKLLIVNVNRIGRSAMIELEFSGPFGEAQGPDFNEAALGLAISRGLLQSHGGEIRFRILRAGRYRYEVELPLLNSSPNEEFNEGMRPTAQRNQVTALLVEPEMQSQRRLLSIFGELNHRLIPVGNIEEAADLAEKLRFDIVFSSARPEGGTWAELFHKVHHRTPHFVLMSESADLQTEDLLDGSSSSMLRKPVEENDILNLLERLQQNSMGRSVS
- a CDS encoding SulP family inorganic anion transporter; its protein translation is MKLPKIDYSWKFFGGDVFGGAIAALIALPYGLAMASLMGIPPIYGLFTSLISAPITAFLGRNPVLIGGTSTVTLPFLASAVHQQGLAGCAKVTLVAAVFMMVFSVLRLGRHIAKIPHTVVSGFSCGIGAMMVVNQLRTILGVQMPPGVAWPHSVPGQLKAVLVSLGTAQWAPLTLGIVVIGSAFFFSNLSKKLPAPLLGVVLAIGISVLFGMHEKEVGRLNLNVPEFMGFTWHPIEVLDLINEGFGLAIVSSINLLITSRVVEHFRGRHNPMHAEDADGELGAYGIANVVCGIFAAPMSVGIPARSLANVRCGGSSRVSNLVHAALLLLFLGMGSEMVSHIPLPALAGVTAYVGICLLEWGTWGRLLKMRVVDSGAFLSTALATLLINAVVAVAIGCAFYLVRWVYQTVLARPQSSETSGTSAAATSI
- a CDS encoding pyridoxal phosphate-dependent aminotransferase — translated: MRERIDQDMSFFSTEVEQDLIQRGYSRRNFGRIASLIAGGAALPFYNEAAMAQLSMRMDAPKDAVRINANENPLGPCPEAAEAMYAVIKGGGRYMYEKTFEFAKTQADLDGVKPDYVQPFAGSSAPLHYSVIAFTSKDRGLVTADPDYEAAGRAAQFVGAKVTKVKLDAANGYKHDVKAMLAADPNAGAFYICNPNNPTGTLTPKSDIAWLIANKPAGSVVILDEAYIHLTNSDFGSDFVQQDKDVVILRTFSKLFGMAGLRAGAAIGRPDLLKKIMPYSAGALPVTGMVGATASLRVKDLVPKRRAIIAGTREDTLSWCTKKGYAFIPSVSNKFMVDVKMPARTYIENMVKEKVLVGRAWPSMPTYVRVSIGLPEEMAKWKVAHEKVMASANA
- a CDS encoding TonB-dependent receptor, which produces MTQSRLSFVSLSLATLLLLDSVSWAQTTYGNIRGEVKDSAGASIVGAKVTLLEESTGVSRSTLTSSAGEYVFANINPDTYTVMVEQPGFKKIERKGLIVGTQQSITVDIKLEVGDVTQSVMVTEESPLLETASASQGQVVDRQKLIDLPNLGRNPFMMSRLSPTVAQVGNPAYNRMQDQSGSSQITINGGPVRGNNYLVDGIPITDFANRAVIIPSLEAVEEVKVQYSTYDAEMGRTGGGMFNTLLKSGGNSYHGSLTGYIRNSDWMGNNYFNNRSGIARPEQPNRTYAGSFGGKVWIPKIYDGKNRTFFWLGFEGYRDTQGASLDAYTPTAAERIGDFSGRSNIIYDPLTTTAAGTRTPFAGNIIPSSRIDPVGRAIAATYVLPTRVVSTYGSANVTSASTLPSKADQKFIKLDHTVFSWWRASLSYMKYNSSEPGENNFKNISSPSQWFLGRIVNATAWNNTITPNATTVISVRYGFNRFPNLGTQVSQGFNLAAIGFANSFVKDVPSPTFPNISMNSAYSLGTNNNFNYVHHSKNLGAQLSKFIGKHTIKGGFDYRRLHADGLDFGNSAGAFTFDNTFSKSNTSGNVGGVDMADLLLGTPNSAVGFIPTKLYQYVDYYGLFLQDDYRISKTLTVNLGLRWERESGLKETNNNLITSFDPKATNPIQTTSGYTSPGVFLFSGVNGAPTETSNYKQNKFSPRIGIAYQWNPKTTIRAGYGIFWAPAFGLGSPFNSEGITAQTQPNANVAGIPQVVLSNPFPNGLDKPVGNSLGGLTGIGKSVNVYAPNATSGMVQQFSFDVQREIGFGAVLTAGYSGSRSSDLTFNAATLNMNQLHPSNYGLGATALRTAVANPYYLKGGANGVAGATVERQQLLRPYPQFTAVNYLNNSYVQAQYDAFTVKLQKRYSYGLNFLTAYTYSKNMDNAGGGAGNNQNAGNAGPQNVYNLDAEWGLSYANAPQRLTNSVTYELPIGKGRSYLSSANYATNLLLGGWSMNAVSTFSSGFPTQFYMNNNLNSPYGNARQRPNATGVNPGASGSFAQRIDGWYNPAAFTAPAALEFGNVTRTVGLRGPGQVNWDMSIFKNFAITEGFKAQFRAEALNATNTPLFRAPNSAVGNGSFGKITQQANFPRMFQLGLRLFF